The genomic DNA GTCGCGGAAGACTTTCACCGCGTCGTCCGGGCCCATGTGGACATTGCGAAAACTCTCCGGGAAATACGCGCCGATGGGCAGCAGCGCGACCTGCGGCTTGAGGCGCACGCCGATGTCCTTGAAGCCCTCGAAGTAGGCGCTGTCGCCGGCGTGATAGACTGAACGGCCCTGGTGTTCCAGCACGAAACCGCCGTAGCCCCGGTGCTGGTCGTGGAGCATCCGTGCGCCCCAGTGTTTGCACGGCGTGAGCGTCACGCGCCAGTCGCCGTGCTGAAAGCTTTCCCACCACTGCAACTCCACGATGCGCGAGAAGCCCAACCCGCGCGCCAGATCCCCCATGCCCCACGGCATCACGCCGATCTTCGGATGCGGCAGCCGTCGGAGCGTCGGTTTGTGGAAGTGGTCGAAGTGCGCGTGCGTCAGCAGCACCAGGTCAACCGGCGGCAGGTCCTTCAGCTTGAGCCCCGCGCGCTTGATGCGTTTGATCAGGAAGAGCCAGTTGGCGAAGTTCGGGTCCACCAGCACGTTCAAGTCCGTGAACTGCACCAGGAACGACGCGTGCCCGATCCACGTCACCGCCATCTGCCCCTCGCGCAGGCGCGGGAACGCTGGCGCCCGGTGCGCGCCCGTGCGGCGCGTGAGCCACGCCTTCCACACCATCTCGCGGAAGAATGTGCGCGGGCTGAAGTGTCTGCTGGGGGTCAGGTCGCTGAAGGATCGCGGCAGGCGCCGCCGCGGTTTGTCGGCGCCGGGATGACTTGGGCCGGGGTCGGAGGTCATCGGGATGCGTGGCCAACTTAGGCCGCGTCCTGAATATTGGCCAACTCATTCCGTCGAACACGCCAACAATCACCAAAGAAAGGGATCGATGAAACTCACGCTGGCCATGCTCCTCGTCCTCGCCTTGTTCAGCGCAAAGGCCCCGAGGGCAGCCGCCGGGGATCGTGAATGGGCCACGGCCGGGAAAGTCCTCACCGGACTCCTGGCGGCGAAGGTCATCCACGAAATCGCCGAACCCCGCCGCGTGGTCGTGCAAGCGCCGCCGCAAGTCATTTACTACCAGCCCGCACCGGCCTTCGTCGCGCCGCACCAGCCCCAGATCATCTACGCGCCGCCGCCGCAGGTCTTGGTGCAGCAGCCCGCGGTTCAGGTTCAACCTGCTCCTGTCTATGTCCAGACGGCGCCGGCGGGACCAGTCGTCTACGTCCAGCAGGTGCCGGTCATGGTGCACCCTGCGCCTGTCGTGACTTACACTTACGGGCCGGTCTGCCGACCCCGCGTGTTTATCGGCGCTCGCTGGTAGTCCATTTCAAAGGAGGACTGATTGGGTTAAATCCCGCCGGACGCTCGTCCGGCGGGTTTTTCCTTTGCAGGAGGCGTGCCTGCTGAAGCGCCGCGGAGCGCGCCTTGATTTCAGCGCATTTACGAAGTCATCCGCGCTCCGGCGCGAAAAACCGTCCCGCATCCGCGCGAGCTTCACGCCAGCCAATTGCGCAGCACAGCCAGGTCCTTCTTCATCACCGCAAGCAGCTCCGCGCGTCCATCGGGCAGCTTGAACTCATGGTGCTGCGAGATGGGGCCGGGTTCATGCGGATTCGCGCGTGCGGTTTGGCTTACTTGAAGAACAACAACTTCACCCCCACCAGCACCAGAAACGCGCCGAAGCCGCGCTTGAGCATCTCGGACGGAATGTGCCCGACCAGCAGCGCGCCGAGATAGCCCCCGAGGATCGCCATCGGGATGAGCGATGCCGCGGCGCGCCAGTCCACGTGGCCCTGCGCGTGATGCTTGATCGTGCCGGAGAGCGCGGTGGGGATGATCACGGCCAGCGAGGTGCCGACCGCCATTTTGATGTCCATTTTCAGCAGGAGCATCATGGCCGGCACCATCACCACGCCGCCGCCGACGCCGAAGAGTCCGCTGGTCACTCCCCCGAAAAGGCCGATGAGCCCTGCGATCACGTATTGCATGGGCGCTTCATGCCCCCGCCCGGCGCAGCCGACAACTCATTTCTCGGCGCCCGCCGCGCCGCGCGTCACTTCGCGGATGGCGATTTGGGCTCCACGGGCTTCGCGGGAAACGCGGGCTTCACTCCGACCGCAATGAGTCCGTCCAACTCCGGCGGAATCATCAGCGTCGAGTGGACGGTGTCCGCAAAGACCTTTCGCAGCGCGGGCATCGTGCCCACCGCCGCCGATTCCTCGCGTTCCCCTACTTTCGCCGCGCCCCGGAGCCGCAGGTGCACCAACCGGCCCGGCGCGAGCCCGGCGGGCAGCGTGACCTTCATCGTGGTGTTCGTGGCTTTCGCGGCGATGATGTCATTCTCGATCGTGAAACCCGGCGACGGCTCCGCGAACGCGAGCTTCACCGGCCCGTCGTGACCGGCGCGCGCGCAGTCCACCTTCAACGAAAAACTCCCGCCCGCCGCCGCCTCGAACTTGTCCGTGTCCACGCTCAGCGCGAACGCGGGCGCGGGCGCAAGCTCGATGCGATAGGCGAGATTCGTGCCGCCAAGCCGGTTCACCTCCTCGACGCGCAACCGATACGTGCCCGCCTCGGTGAAGGTGTTCGTGATCGCGGCCTCCTCGACCGCGGTGGGCCGCGTCGCGGCGAGGCGCGTGCCGTCGGGTTTGAACAATTCCATGTAACAGTCGCACGGCGAACCGAGCGTGCGCGTGCGGCTCGCGATGAGCAGGCGCTCGCCCTTCGCCACGGTGAACTCGAACCAGTCGCGGTCGCGCGGCCTGGCGAACCGCCCGTTCACCGCGCACGGCAGCGCGAGCTTCTGCGCGAGCGTGTTCGTGTCGTTTGGCTCCACCTCGTTCACTTCGTTGAAGCCTGTGACGAGCACGCCGCCGAAGCCCGTGGCTGCGCCGCGCGGCAGTTTCGCGTTCACCGGCACGCGGCCGGCGAAGGCGGACTTCGGCGCGAGCAGCGCCAGCGGTTTCGCCGTTTCGAGCCCCTTGCCGACGAGCGAGAAGCTTCCGGCATCGCCCGCCTTCGCCGCGAAGGGAAACGGAAATTCCACGAGCGGGAAGCTCCCCACGCGCAGCCGGTAGCGAAACGCCGCGCCGCCGCGATATTCGATGTCGCGCACCTCGATGAAATACGCGCCCGCCGCGGGAATCTCGAACAGCGCGCGGCTGTCGCGGCCCGCGGACGGGTCGTCGTCGCTCCACGCGAGCTCGCGGCCCTTCGCGTCGAACACGCGCACGACCGGGTCGAGCGCCGAGCCGAGCCGCCGCGCCACGCAGTCCACGGCGATGCGGTCGCCCTTCTTCGCGGTGAACTTGAAGAAGTCGTAGCTGAGTTCCTCGCACGCGCCGTCCACGGCCACGGGCAGCGTGAGCGCCTGCGCGTTGGTGACGGCCTTGTTCGTGCCGTTGTCCGCGATGCTCGGCAGGTCGTCCACCAGGAACGGCACGAGGCCCGAGACGCCGTTCGTCGTGGCGACGCGCACCGCGCCGATGCCGACGGGTTGCGTCGCGGGCAGCGTGAGGCGAAACGTGACCTTCGACGCGTCCGGCGCGTTCGTGCCCGCGGGCGGGACAAGCTCGGCCTTCGCGTTGAAGCTCGTCCACAGCGCGGCCGTGCCCGCGAGGTTCGCGCCGGCGAAGGTGATTTCAGTGGCCCTGCCCGGCGCGGCGGCGGCGGGCGACGCGGAGTTGACCGAGGGGCTTTGGGCGAAGCACGGAAACGCGAGCGCGAGCGCGAGGAAAGTCAGAGCCGGCTTGATGGTCACCGTCGAATCGTAACCGGCCGCGCCAGCCCGCGCCAAGCGTGGTTTGGACACGCGATTCACCCCTCACCTCATCCCTCTCAATATTCGCGCGATTTCACTTCAAGCGTTCAGTTCGCCGTTCGAACTGCGGCGGCAGTCCGCAAGCTTCACGCCACCACACCCATCACCGGCTTGCCGGCGCGCGAGCAGCACGCTCTGTCCGTAGGTCGTGCGGCCGTAGCGGTCGCGCACCTTGTCGGGCTCGCTCGCGAGGTCGAAGGCCTTGCGCAGCTTCGGCGACGTGAGCATCGCCATCGCGCGCTCGTAGTAGTCGTTGATGCCGCGCGCGGTGGCCGAGTAATCGAGCAGGCGCGCCTGCGCATCAATGAGCTTCTGCACTTCGCGGCGCTGTTGCAGGCGCCCGGGCGTGATGTCCGCGGGCAGGCTCAACTCGGGCAGCGCGAAGGCCGGGTCGTTGGGATTCTGCGTGACGAGCAGCGGGTCGTGCCCGCCGACCTTCAGCGCGTGGCGGCGGTTGAACGCCGCGGCGTGGAAGCCGGCGCAGGCGGGCGAATGGGTGCGGGTGGAGCGCATCGGTGAACCGTGGGGGAGTGTATCACCCGACCCGCGCCGGCATTGGGGGAGTTGGTCCTCAGCTCTTAATCCTGATCTTCATCCTGATCCTAATCCTCCGAACGCGCCGAGTCAGCCTTTCCCATCCGGTTGAGGAATTCAGCTTGTCCAACCGCGACGGTTCTGCAACGGTGCGGACGATCCCAGACACATTGCCGGACCCACCGTCATGAAAACCCACGCCATCCCCTCGAGTCCGTCGCGTGCGAACGTCCCGCGCGCATCAAGTGCGTCAGCAATCTCAAGCAGGTCTGCCTCGCGTTCCACGTGTTCGCCAACGACAACGACGCCCGCATGCCCTACCGCACGCAGGGCAACTGGCTCACCGGCTCGGCCGGGCAGGTCACGCCCGACGTGGCGCTCGGCGCCTGCCGCACGGTCCAGGCGGCCGGGGCGCGCTACATCCGCAGTTCCGAGGCGGTGTTCGACACGTTTGGCTTCCTTTCGAACGAGCTGGGCAGCGCGAAAATCCTGATGTGCCCCGGCGACAAGCTTCGCCGCAACGTCATGGCCACCGACTGGGGCACGACGATCAGCCCGCCGGCGAACATCGGTTACTTCGCCAACCCCAGCGGCGCGATTGTCCCCCACCCCATCCCGGGGAACTTCGCGCTCGACCGCGGCGCCGCGAGCTACGCGATCGGCTACGATGCGGATGAAATCCGTCCGACGGTTCCGCTCAGCGGCGATGGCAACATCGGCCCCGGCATCTCGGCGAGCGCCCTCTCGCCGTCGGTGCCGCCTTATGGCAGCGGGAACAACGGCCAGTCCGTGCAGGCTTACAACAGCCCGATGACGCCATCGAACGGGCGCTACGGCGGGCAGTTTTCGGTCAGCACACCGAACTCGATCGCCTGGGTCATCGGCAGCAACTCCGGCATCATGGCCGGAGGCGCGGCCGCGCACCATGACCTCGCCGGCAACATCGCGCTGTCCGACGGGAGCATCCAGCAGATGGACTCGAAGGGGTTCGACGGAATGCTCACGCTCTCAATCACCGCCGTGAATGGCACCACGGCGGGCGGCGCCTTCGTCACCGGCGTGCTGCCGCAGTGAACCGGGGCGGGATGGGGGCGCCGGAAAACCGCTTGTCAGCGTCATCCGCTTGTGCAAGCGTCCGACCAATCCAAAAGCCGGCAGCACCCCGCGGTGTGATTGGCACTTCCATCGGCCCCGCGGTCGTGTCACGGCTGAAACAAAGCCTGCCCAAGCCCACGATCATGAATGCCATCGTCTCCCGATCCGGCACGCCTCGCGCCCGCGCGCGCGGTTTCACCCTCATCGAATTGCTCGTCGTCATCGCGATCATTGCGATTCTCGCCGCCATGCTTCTCCCGGCGCTTGCGCAGGCCAAGAAGCGCGGCCAGATGGCCAAGTGCATGAGCAACAACAAACAGGTCGGAACCGCCATGATCATGTATATGAGCGACGCCGACGACAAGATGGCCTACGCGAACATCACCTTCGGCAACGCCAACCCCCTGCTCACCGCGAGCATGACGTGGGACGACTTGATCGCCAGCTACCTCGGCACGCCGCTCACGCTGGCGGAGCAGTGGTTCGTCGTGAACCAGAAAGCCACGGCCGCGCTCGCCTGCCCCTCGGACCGCAACCCGCTCTTCCGGCCGACGACCCAGGCCTTCCTCGCGACGCTGGCCAGCCCGCCGAAGTATTCGCGCCGGTCCTACACGATGCCGATGTATCAGGACACGGCGGCGCCCACGTGGCCGCCGGGGCCGGATGTGCAGGAAGGGGCCGGATTGAACTGGAGCTTCCCCGCCAATGCCGCGACGACCGCGACGTGGAACAACGCCGACTCGTCCTCGCCAAGCTTCAACGGGGTGACGCCGCCGAATCCCGCGCCAAGCCGTCAACTGGCCCTCCGTGAAAACACCTTCAACGACCCCACCGGCACGATCATGATCACCGAGTATTTCCACGTCGACAACATCGCCGGTTACCCCGACCGGGCGGTGCTTCGCGATGCGGCCGGCCACTACGCCTCGCCCGGCAGCGTCTACAACTACATCAAAAACGAGCATCACGGCATGGACAACTACAACTACCTGTTCGTGGACGGACATGCGCAATTCCTGAAGACATTCGAGACGACGCCTGCCCTCAACCAGCGCCGAGGCATGTGGAGCATCCGAAAGGGCGACTAGTTCGACCGATGATCCGCGCGCTCAACACTTGCGTGGCCGCCGGTGCGTTCGCCCTCGCGGCGTGCAGCGGCAAGCCGCCGCCCGAAGCGACCAAGCCCATCCAGGTCGCCACGCCGCCCTCCGAGCGCAAGGCGCCCGCCTCGCCCGTCACGGCACCCGCGGCAACAGCGCCCGCCGCACCGGCCGCGCCCGTTGCCGAGATGTCTCCCGCTGAAAAGGCGGCAGCCAGCGCCGACGCGCTCGCGCACTTTGGCGCAAGGATGGATCAAGCCAGCGTGCTCACCCGCGCCAACTCCGTGCTCGCGTATCACATCGACCGGTTCAAGGAGAACAACGGCCGGTGGCCCCGCAGCCTCGCCGAGGCAGGCATCGGCCTGCATCGACCTGCCCCCCGGCAAGAAAGTCCAATACAACGCCGCCACCGGCCAGGCGACGATCACGGACTAGTCGGGCCGTCCTCGCCTCGCTCGCGTTCAACTCCCTCCTTGACCTCCCGTTTCGTCGCGTCTTGGCTTCCAGCATGAACCGCCGCCGCTGGTCCGCCGCCGCGCCCGGCCTCGCCCTCACGCTCGCCCTCGCCGCCCCCGGGCCCGGGCAGGATTCCAAGCCCGCGCCCAAGGCTCCTGCGAAGCAGAAGTCAAACGTCACCTACTCCGACGCCTACGGCAAAAAAGGCGAGCAGCCCAAGCTCGACGCCGCGAAGGACCTGCCGCGATTCCCCGCGCTCTCGCCCGCCGACGCGGTCAAGTCGTTCAAAGTGAAGAAAGGCTTCCGCGTCGAGCTGGCCGCGGGCGAGCCGCTCGTGAACAGCCCCATCGCGATGGTTTTCGACGAGAACAACCGCCTCTTCGTCGTCGAGATGCGCGACTACTCCGAGCTGCGCGACGAGAAGCCCCACCTCGGCCGCGTCCGCATGCTCGAAAGCACGCGCGGCGACGGCGTGTTCGACAAGGCCACCGTCTTCGCCGACGACCTGCCGTGGCCCACGGGCGTGATCTGCTGGAACGGCGGCATCTTCGTCATCGCCACGCCGGACATCCTCTGGCTCAAGGACACCAACGGCGACGGCAAGGCCGACGAGCGCAAGGTCGTCTTCACCGGCTTCGGCTCCACGGCGTCCCGGCTCAACGTGCAGGCGTTGCCGAACAGCTTGAACTGGGGACTCGACAATCGCATCCACGGCGCGACCGCGGGCAACGGCGGCGTCATCAAACAGGTCGCCGCGAACCCGCCGCCGCCGGACCTCGCGCTGAATGGCCGCGACTTCTCCTTCGACCCGCGCACGCTCGTGATGCGCGCCGAGGGGCCGACCGCGCAATACGGGATGAGCTTCGACAGCAAGGGCCGCAAGTTCGTCTGCTCGAACTCCGACCACTTGCAGGTGCTCATGTATGACGCGCGCTACGCCGGCCGCAACCCGCACTACGCCATGCCCAGCCCGCGCGTGAGCATCGCGGCGGACGGCCCGGCGGCGGAGGTCTTCCGCATCAGCCCGGACGAACCGTGGCGCATCATCCGCACGCGCTGGCGCATCAGCGGCGTGGTGCCCGGCGGGGTCGAAGGCGGCGGGCGCGTCTCCGGCTACTTCACCGGCGCAACCGGCGCGACCATCTACCGCGGCGACGCCTACGGGCCGGACTTCGCGGACAATGCCTTCATCGGCGACGCCGGCGGCAACCTCGTTCACCGGAAGAAGATTTATCCCGCGCCCGACGGCGTGGGACTCGTCGCGAAGCGGCCGGACGACGAGCAGGGCTTCGAGTTCCTCGCGAGCACGGACACGTGGTTCCGCCCGGTGCAGTTCCAGAATGCGCCTGACGGGTGCCTCTACATCGCGGACATGTATCGCGAGGTCATCGAGCATCCGTGGAGCATTCCCGAGAGCATCAAGCAGCACATTGACCTCAACAGCGGCAGCGACCGCGGCCGCATCTGGCGCATCGTGCCGGAGAACTTCAAGCAGCCCAAACCCGCGCAGCTCGGCAAGGCCACCACTGCCGAGCTGGTGAAACTGCTCGAACATCCGAACGGCTGGCACCGAGAGACGGCGGCGCGGTTGCTTTATGAGCGGCAGGACAAGGCGGGGGTTGTGATGTTGCGGAAGTTGCTGAATGACTCACCGTTTGAGCTGACGTGCGCTCACGCGCTGCAGGGGCTGCAAGGTCTCAACGCCCTCACCGAGGCAGACTTGCTCGCAGCGCTCAGGAAGGCCGAAGGAACGCTTGCGCGGGAACGGGCCATCATGCTCAGCGAATCGTTCGCCACAAATGGAGAACTTTCCGACGACCTTCTCGGCGCGATTGCAGCCCAATGCCACCATTTCAACAATCGCCTCGCCTTTCAAGCAGCACTGACCCTGGGAGGCCTTCGCTTCAAGGACAAAGGGGCGGTGTGGATCGCGGTTGTGTTCAAGCAGTTCGATAGCCCTTGGTTCCGTTCAGCGCTGCTGAATTCGCTGGGTGATGAGGCGATTGATGTCTTTGAAGTTCTCGCCTCGCTCGCTTTGGAAGACGCAACGGTTACCGCGCCAGACTTTCACAGACTGCTGAGGGACATGGCGGCTTTGATTGGTTCCAAGAGCCAGCCAAAGAATGTCGCAAAGGTCGCGTCGCAATTGAGTGGCGCTCGCTTGCCATCCGTTGCATTCCCACTCATCCGCGCTCTCGGCGAGGGCTTGCAGCGCGCGGGCAGTTCGCTCGCGAAGGCCGACCCGGAGGGCAAGTTGAAACCGCAGTTTGCGCAGGCCGCGCGTCTCGCTGCCGACGCCAAGACGCACGAGTCCACGCGCGCCGAGGCCATTCAGTTGCTCGGCCTCACCAGTTACGCCGATTCAGGAGCGACATTGCTCGCGCTGCTCGACGCCGCGCAGCCGCAGCCCGTGCAGCTCGCCGCGCTCGGCACGCTCTCGCGCTTCACGGAGCCGGCGCTGGGCGGCGAGTTGACGAAGCGCTGGAGCGGCTTCAGTTCACGCCTCAAGAGCGAGGCGCTCACCGCGTTGCTCGCGCGGCCCGAGCGCACCGGTGCGCTGCTTGCGGCCCTCGAGGGCGGTGTCATCAAGCCCGCCGAGTTGAGTTCCACGCAGATCAAGCCGTTGCTCGCCCATCGCGACGCAGCCATCCGCGAGCGCGCCACGAAACTGCTCGGCGCCGTCCTTCCGCAACCGCGCGACACGGTGGTGAAGACCTTCATGCCCGCGCTTACAATGAAAGGCGACGCGGCCAAGGGCAAAGCCATCTACACCGAGCGCTGCGCCTCGTGCCACCGTGCCGGCACGGAGGGCTTTGTGCTCGGCCCCGACCTCGTGACCGTGAAGAACACCGGCGCGGAGAAACTGCTCGTGAACATCCTCGACCCAAACCGCGAGGTCGCGCCGCAGTTCCTCGCCTTCACCGTCGAGACGAAGGACGACGAGAGCCTCGCCGCGCTCATCGCGAACGAGACCACCACGCACGTCACGCTGCGCATGGCCAGCGGCATCGAGCGGACGCTCCCGCGCGCGAGCATCCGCGGCATGAAAAGCTCCGGCCAGTCGCTCATGCCCGAGGGTCTTGAACAGAATCTCACGCCGCAGGGGCTGGCGGACTTGATCGAGTTCGTGATGACCCTGAAATAGGAGCGCCGCGCTGGATCGTCGCCGCGAAACACAGCGGCGCAGATCACCCCGCGGCAAGGGCTGGCGCGGGAAGGGTCATGCGGGTCGCGCCGATGTCTGGCGGACCCGCGGCACGGTGCAAGCCACGTTGCCGGCGGCGGGCAGGAAAAGTTTTCGACTTCGATTCTTCTCCGCACAACACTCGCCCACTGAAGCGCCGATGAACCGCATCCGACTCCTGCCCGACCACGTGGCGAACCAGATCGCCGCGGGCGAGGTCGTCGAACGGCCCGCGAGTGTCGTCAAGGAACTCGTCGAGAACGCGCTCGACGCGCAGGCCGCGCGCATCCACGTCGAGGTGCAGGCCGGCGGGCGCAGCCTCATCCGCGTGACGGATGACGGCCTGGGCATGAGCCGCGACGACGCGCTGCTCTGCCTCGAACGCCACGCGACGAGCAAGATCCGGCGCGCCGAGGACCTCGCGTCCATCGGCACGATGGGCTTCCGCGGCGAGGCGCTTCCGAGCATCGCAAGCGTGAGCCGGTTCACGCTCACGACGCGCGAGCGCGACAGCGGCTCGCCCGAGGGCACGCAGGTCGTGATCAACGGCGGCAAGATCATCGAGGTGAGGGCGGCGGGTTGCGCGCCGGGCACAAGCGTCGAGGCGCGGCAGCTTTTCTTCAACCTGCCCGCGCGCCGCAAATTCCTCCGCGCCGAGGAAACGGAGCGCGCGCACATCCAGCACTACGTGATGCTCGCCGCGCTGGCGCATCCGCACGTCGCCTTCAGCTTCACGCACGACGGCCGGGCCGTGTGGCAGTTGCCCGCGGCGAAGTCCGGCGCGGACGCCGCGTCGCAACTCGCCGCGCTGCGCGAGCGCCTCCGCGCCTTTCACGGCGCGGAACTCAAGCTGCTCCCCGTGGACTGCACGGGCACGATTGACGCAAGCGTCATGGAAGACGCCTCCGCTCCATCCGCGACCGGCAACCGGCAATCACAAATCCGGCTCCGGGGTTTCCTCGGCGCGCCCGGTGTGTCGCGCGCGACGCGCGAGGACCAGCACTTGTTCGTGAACCGCCGCCCGGTCGAGAACCGCGGGCTGAACCATGCGCTCATCGAGGGCTACCACACCGCGCTCATGAAGGGCCGCTTCCCCGTGTGCTGCCTGTTCCTCGAGATCGACCCGGCCGAGGTGGACGTGAACATCCATCCCGCGAAGCGCGAGGTGAAATTCCACCGCGAACGCGACGTGCGCGGGTTCGTTTCAGAATCCGTCCGCCAGACGCTGCTCGCGTTCCATCGCGGCACGGCGGAGATCGACGCTCAAGGCTCGACGGTCAAGGTTCAAAGTTCTTCGAGCCCGGCGCCGCGCGAGATTTCGATTCCCGGTCACCCGCAGGTCGGGAAGGCCGCCGTCGCGGAACCGCCGCAGTTGCCGAACTTCCCGCTGCCCGCCAAGCCCATCCCCGAATGGCCTGTCGCGCGCGGCGAACAACGCCCGCTCCCCATGGGCTTCGCGCCGCCCGCCCCCGTCACGCAGCACACACCACGCACCACTCCGCCCCCGTCCACCATTCCCCATCCCCCATCCGCCCCGCCCCCGCTGCTCGCCGTCCCGCTCCGCATCCTCGGCGTGGTGGGCCGCCTCTACGTGGTGCTGGAGTCGGACCGCGGCCTGGTGCTGATGGATCAGCATGCGGCGCACGAGCGCGTGCTGTTCGAGCAAATGCTCGCGCGGCTCGAGGCGGGCGGCGTGGCGGCGTCGCAAAAGCTTCTGTTGCCGGAGACGGTCGATCTGTCGCCGCGCGACGCGCAGTTCCTCCGCGACCTGCTGCCCACGCTCACGCGGCTCGGCGTGGGACTCGCGGAGTTCGGCGAGCGCACGTTCCTGCTCGACGGCCTGCCGCCGCTGGTGAAGACATCGGACGCGCGGCGGTTCGTGCTGGAGCTGGTGGACGAGCTGAAGGCCGCGGGCGACGGCGTCAACCCGCTGCGGCTCGGCGAAGCCGTCGTGACCAAGACCGTGTGCCGCCACGCGGTGAAGGCGAACGACCCGCTCGCGCTGCCGGAGCTGGAGGCGCTGCTCGCGGACCTGCGGCGCTGCGCGATGCCCTATACCTGCCCGCACGGCCGCCCGACGCTCATCGAGATGAACTTCCGCGAACTGGAAAAAAAGTTCGGAAGGACGCAGTGAGATGGAACAGGCCGCCAGCCGGGTGACAATCGCATGAAACCAACGGACGGCCGGTTCATCGTCATCACCGGAGTCACGCGCGGGCTGGGGCGCGCGATGGCGGTGGAGTTTGCGCGGCTCGGTCACAGGGTCGCGGGCTGCGGGCGTTCGGAGGACGCGGTCGAGCGGCTTCGCGTGGACCTCGGCGCGCCGCACGACTTCGACTGCGTGGACGTCGCGGACGACGAAGCGGTCGAACGCTGGGCGGCGCGGCTGGTCGAGGCGTTCGGTGCGCCGCAGTTGGTGTTGAACAATGCCGCGCTCATCAACCGCAACGCGCCGCTCTGGCGGGTGGGCGCGGAGGAATTCTCGGCGGTGATTGACGTGAATCTCAAGGGCGTGGCGAACGTGATCCGGTGGTTCGCGCCGCCGATGATCGCGCGCAAGGCGGGAGTCATCGTCAACTTCAGCTCCGGTTGGGGCCGCTCGACGGACGCGCAGGTCGCGCCGTATTGCGCGACGAAGTGGGCCATCGAGGGCCTCACGCAGTCGCTCGCGCAGGAACTTCCCGACGGGCTCGCGGCGGTCGCGCTCAACCCGGGCATCATCCACACGGATATGTTGCAGAGCTGCTTCGGGTCGTCCGCCGCGGGCTTTCCATCTCCGCGCGCGTGGGCGCAGACGGCGGTGCCGTTCCTCCTCAAGCTTGGCCCGAAGGACAACGGCAAGCCGCTCACCGCGCCGGGCGGTTGAGGCGCCGCCTTGCAGAATCGGACTTCCCGCGTCTGCGGGGGGCGTTTATCCTGCGCGGCAACGACGGTCCTTGCGTCCATGGTCCACACGCCCGTCTTCCTCGCGCGCGCCTTGTCCGGCGGCGCGCTGGTGCTCGCCGTCGCGCGTGCCGACGCGGCGTCGCCGCGCGCGAGCGGAGCGGCCTTGTGGACGTGACCAACGCGGCGTGGGAGCGCGGGCTCAAGGAAACACCCGGCGGCATCGGGCGCGGGAAGGGCAGATGAGCTTCAAGTTCCAAGTTGCGATTCCGGCGCGACGCGGACGGGGCTCGCGCGGCTCGATCGCGACCCAGGATCCGGAACCTTGAACTTTGAACTTTGAACTTCGGAACCGCCGGTCTTAATCCACGACCATGAGCCGCACCGCCGGGGAGCACTTCCAGCAACTCGACACGTATCTGCGACGCACGCCGCGGCTGGGCGCCGGGGTTTACCTCGCGAACACAGCCGTGGTTGTCGGCGACGTGACGATCGGTGACCACTCGAGCGTGTGGTTCGGCTCGGTGCTTCGCGGCGACATCAACCGCATCGAGATCGGGCACCACTCCAACATTCAAGACCTCTCGATGGTCCATCTGGCGGATGATTTCCCGTGCCTGATCGGCAACTGGGTCACCGTCGGCCACTCCGCCGTGGTGCACGCCTGCACCATCGCGGACGAGTGCCTCATCGGGATGGGCGCGACGATCCTCGACGGCGCGGAGATCGGCGCGCAGTCCATCGTGGGTGCGAACGCGTTGGTGACGCAGCGCACGAAGATTCCGCCG from Verrucomicrobiota bacterium includes the following:
- a CDS encoding SDR family NAD(P)-dependent oxidoreductase, which gives rise to MKPTDGRFIVITGVTRGLGRAMAVEFARLGHRVAGCGRSEDAVERLRVDLGAPHDFDCVDVADDEAVERWAARLVEAFGAPQLVLNNAALINRNAPLWRVGAEEFSAVIDVNLKGVANVIRWFAPPMIARKAGVIVNFSSGWGRSTDAQVAPYCATKWAIEGLTQSLAQELPDGLAAVALNPGIIHTDMLQSCFGSSAAGFPSPRAWAQTAVPFLLKLGPKDNGKPLTAPGG
- a CDS encoding gamma carbonic anhydrase family protein; the encoded protein is MSRTAGEHFQQLDTYLRRTPRLGAGVYLANTAVVVGDVTIGDHSSVWFGSVLRGDINRIEIGHHSNIQDLSMVHLADDFPCLIGNWVTVGHSAVVHACTIADECLIGMGATILDGAEIGAQSIVGANALVTQRTKIPPGSLVLGSPAKVVRELKSEERAGLRWWADKYVWSAEYYLRHRIAVGAVIPN
- the mutL gene encoding DNA mismatch repair endonuclease MutL — protein: MNRIRLLPDHVANQIAAGEVVERPASVVKELVENALDAQAARIHVEVQAGGRSLIRVTDDGLGMSRDDALLCLERHATSKIRRAEDLASIGTMGFRGEALPSIASVSRFTLTTRERDSGSPEGTQVVINGGKIIEVRAAGCAPGTSVEARQLFFNLPARRKFLRAEETERAHIQHYVMLAALAHPHVAFSFTHDGRAVWQLPAAKSGADAASQLAALRERLRAFHGAELKLLPVDCTGTIDASVMEDASAPSATGNRQSQIRLRGFLGAPGVSRATREDQHLFVNRRPVENRGLNHALIEGYHTALMKGRFPVCCLFLEIDPAEVDVNIHPAKREVKFHRERDVRGFVSESVRQTLLAFHRGTAEIDAQGSTVKVQSSSSPAPREISIPGHPQVGKAAVAEPPQLPNFPLPAKPIPEWPVARGEQRPLPMGFAPPAPVTQHTPRTTPPPSTIPHPPSAPPPLLAVPLRILGVVGRLYVVLESDRGLVLMDQHAAHERVLFEQMLARLEAGGVAASQKLLLPETVDLSPRDAQFLRDLLPTLTRLGVGLAEFGERTFLLDGLPPLVKTSDARRFVLELVDELKAAGDGVNPLRLGEAVVTKTVCRHAVKANDPLALPELEALLADLRRCAMPYTCPHGRPTLIEMNFRELEKKFGRTQ